One window of Staphylococcus chromogenes genomic DNA carries:
- the glcT gene encoding glucose PTS transporter transcription antiterminator GlcT, whose product MPSYLIKKVLNNNVLICEYRKEEVIVIGKGLGFNQKAGKYIEPDKVIEKIFTLQNKQEQDHYKMVLEHTDEDVVKVVIESVQLIMAHFDLSQNESFIVSLTDHIVFALKRYQQNQFIQNPFLSETKYSYPEAYKIAKRVVARINLQLNVDFPDDEVGFIALHIASQTNQIDIEQTQQVPKLIKTAVKIIEHDLQIKIPVQSIQYQRFVRHIHFLLQRVRNGERAHVELNFETLLKSQYPLCYNIAVKIVKMIQTQSSVEVYQAEIAYLTMHIQQLSTTSQSNM is encoded by the coding sequence ATGCCATCATACTTAATCAAAAAAGTACTCAATAATAATGTCTTAATATGTGAATACCGTAAAGAAGAAGTCATTGTCATTGGCAAAGGGTTGGGCTTTAATCAAAAAGCAGGAAAGTATATTGAACCAGACAAAGTCATTGAAAAAATTTTCACTTTACAAAATAAACAAGAACAAGACCATTATAAAATGGTACTTGAACATACAGATGAAGACGTAGTTAAAGTTGTTATAGAATCTGTACAACTTATCATGGCGCACTTTGATTTGAGTCAAAATGAGTCATTTATCGTATCGCTCACAGATCATATTGTCTTTGCACTTAAGCGTTATCAACAAAACCAATTTATACAAAATCCCTTTCTAAGTGAGACGAAGTACAGTTACCCTGAAGCCTATAAAATTGCGAAGCGTGTCGTAGCGAGAATCAATTTACAGTTAAATGTTGATTTTCCAGATGATGAAGTTGGATTTATTGCTTTACATATTGCTTCACAGACGAATCAAATTGACATCGAACAAACGCAACAAGTACCAAAGTTAATTAAAACTGCAGTTAAAATAATTGAACATGATTTACAAATTAAAATTCCAGTACAATCGATTCAATATCAACGTTTTGTGAGACACATCCATTTTTTATTACAACGTGTTCGTAATGGAGAGCGTGCGCACGTCGAATTAAATTTTGAAACGTTATTGAAATCACAATATCCTTTATGCTACAATATAGCTGTTAAAATAGTAAAAATGATTCAAACACAAAGTAGCGTAGAGGTGTATCAAGCTGAAATCGCATATTTAACAATGCATATTCAACAACTTTCTACGACTTCTCAATCAAATATGTAA
- a CDS encoding AI-2E family transporter → MSEHKPSQGFERQNLDFRESRFMKFFGGKDLLFALMIFILLGIVIFIFDKVSYVFQPFIIVFNTIAAPIIIGLILFYLFNPIINLMERYNIKRIWGITILFVGIAGIITIIVNLLIPLVSIQLDRLISNAPFYIQKVSEFANRVMHFPFLEKYSTQIESTLTTLKERLPNMSDNIAPRIRTFAETLVNATVVLITVPFVLFFMLKDGHKFKGFINKITPPKFRKDTHDLLDKMSHQVGSYIQGQIIVSFCIGFLLFIGYSIIGLDYALILASIAAVTSVVPYLGPTIAISPAIIISIITSPFMLIKLIIVWTAVQFIEGHFISPNVMGKTLKIHPLTIIFVLLSAGNLLGIVGVILGIPAYAILKVLVSHIFLLFKRRYNKFYADDAGLYEMPEEEYAATKSNQKTL, encoded by the coding sequence ATGTCGGAACACAAACCATCTCAAGGGTTTGAACGTCAAAACCTTGATTTTCGAGAAAGTCGTTTTATGAAATTTTTTGGGGGAAAAGATTTACTTTTTGCACTAATGATTTTCATCTTATTAGGCATCGTAATTTTTATTTTTGATAAAGTGTCGTATGTCTTCCAACCATTTATTATTGTATTTAATACAATAGCTGCACCGATTATTATTGGGTTGATTTTATTCTATTTATTTAATCCGATTATCAACTTGATGGAACGTTATAATATTAAGCGGATATGGGGGATTACCATTCTGTTTGTAGGGATTGCTGGAATTATTACGATTATCGTTAATTTGTTAATTCCACTTGTTTCCATCCAATTAGATCGTCTTATTTCAAACGCACCTTTTTATATTCAAAAAGTAAGTGAGTTTGCAAATCGGGTCATGCATTTTCCATTTTTAGAAAAATATTCAACACAAATTGAAAGCACATTGACCACCCTAAAAGAGCGTTTGCCGAATATGTCTGACAATATCGCACCTAGAATTCGTACGTTTGCTGAAACATTAGTCAATGCGACCGTCGTACTCATCACAGTCCCATTTGTACTGTTCTTTATGCTCAAAGATGGCCATAAATTTAAAGGATTTATTAATAAAATTACCCCGCCTAAATTCCGTAAAGATACACATGATTTATTAGACAAAATGAGCCATCAAGTAGGATCTTATATTCAAGGCCAAATCATCGTTTCTTTTTGTATTGGATTTTTACTATTTATTGGTTATTCCATTATTGGACTTGATTATGCGCTTATATTAGCAAGTATAGCTGCAGTGACAAGTGTTGTTCCATACTTAGGACCGACAATTGCCATATCACCAGCAATTATTATCTCTATCATTACATCACCATTTATGTTGATTAAATTAATCATTGTATGGACAGCTGTACAATTTATTGAGGGGCATTTTATTTCTCCAAACGTCATGGGAAAAACTTTAAAAATTCACCCGTTAACGATTATTTTTGTATTGTTGAGTGCAGGTAACTTACTAGGAATTGTGGGTGTGATTTTAGGTATTCCAGCTTATGCCATTTTGAAAGTACTTGTATCGCATATCTTCTTATTATTTAAACGTCGTTATAATAAATTCTACGCTGATGATGCGGGACTTTATGAAATGCCTGAAGAAGAATATGCGGCGACAAAATCCAATCAAAAAACACTTTAA
- a CDS encoding alanine/glycine:cation symporter family protein, producing the protein MKDFDSLIPDWFKTIVTEGNDLIWSQYLIGLLLTAGLFFSISSKFIQIRWLPEMFRTLTEKPETLDSGEKGISPFQAFAISAGSRVGTGNIAGVATAIVLGGPGAVFWMWIIAIIGAASAFIEATLAQVYKVPDKEGGFRGGPAYYITKGLNQKWLGVVFAILITITFAFVFNTVQSNTIAESLNTQYNVNPVITGIVLAVITAIIIFGGVRSIATLSSFIVPIMAIIYILMVLFILVTHIDQIVPMIMTIIKSAFGLNQAAGGAVGFAVLQGVKRGLFSNEAGMGSAPNAAATAAVPHPVKQGLIQSLGVFFDTLLVCTATAIMILLYSGLEFGEGATQGVAVTQSALNEHLGSAGGIFLTIAITLFAFSSVIGNYYYGQSNIEFLSENKIVLFIFRCFVVLLVFVGAVVKTETVWGAADLFMGMMAIVNLVAIIGLSNVAFAVAKDYQRQRKEGKRPIFRPEELEINLFGIECWGDAQKRLKQYDKF; encoded by the coding sequence GTGAAAGATTTTGATAGTTTAATTCCGGATTGGTTCAAAACAATTGTTACTGAAGGTAATGACTTAATTTGGTCCCAATATTTAATTGGTTTACTATTGACAGCTGGGCTATTTTTCTCAATTAGCTCTAAGTTTATTCAAATTAGGTGGCTGCCTGAAATGTTTAGGACCTTAACGGAGAAGCCAGAAACTTTGGATTCCGGTGAAAAAGGTATTTCTCCTTTCCAAGCTTTCGCTATTAGTGCGGGATCACGTGTAGGTACAGGAAATATTGCCGGTGTTGCGACAGCTATTGTTTTAGGAGGACCTGGTGCTGTATTTTGGATGTGGATTATTGCCATTATCGGTGCAGCAAGTGCCTTTATTGAGGCGACTTTAGCTCAAGTTTACAAAGTTCCTGATAAAGAAGGCGGTTTCCGAGGTGGACCGGCTTATTATATTACTAAAGGTTTAAATCAAAAATGGCTTGGTGTGGTATTTGCGATATTAATTACCATTACATTCGCTTTTGTTTTTAACACGGTTCAATCAAATACAATTGCAGAATCTTTAAATACGCAATACAATGTGAATCCAGTGATTACAGGTATTGTTTTAGCGGTGATTACAGCAATTATTATATTTGGTGGTGTGCGTAGTATTGCGACGCTCTCATCATTCATCGTTCCAATTATGGCGATTATTTACATTTTGATGGTATTGTTCATTTTAGTGACACATATCGATCAAATTGTGCCGATGATTATGACCATAATTAAAAGTGCTTTTGGTTTGAATCAAGCAGCAGGTGGTGCTGTTGGTTTTGCAGTCTTACAAGGTGTTAAACGTGGATTGTTCTCTAATGAAGCGGGTATGGGTTCAGCACCAAACGCGGCTGCCACTGCTGCAGTACCTCACCCAGTAAAACAAGGATTAATCCAATCTTTAGGGGTGTTCTTTGATACATTACTCGTATGTACAGCGACAGCGATTATGATTTTATTATATTCAGGCCTAGAGTTTGGTGAAGGGGCTACCCAAGGTGTAGCAGTTACACAATCCGCCCTTAACGAACATTTAGGGTCAGCAGGTGGTATTTTCTTAACTATTGCGATTACGTTATTTGCGTTTTCATCTGTAATTGGAAACTATTACTATGGTCAATCTAATATTGAATTTTTGTCTGAAAATAAGATTGTACTCTTCATCTTCCGTTGTTTTGTTGTTTTACTAGTATTTGTGGGTGCTGTTGTTAAAACTGAAACAGTTTGGGGAGCAGCCGACCTATTTATGGGAATGATGGCCATTGTGAACTTAGTGGCGATTATTGGTTTATCAAATGTAGCTTTTGCGGTTGCAAAAGACTATCAACGTCAACGTAAAGAAGGTAAACGTCCAATCTTTAGACCAGAAGAATTAGAAATTAATTTGTTTGGTATTGAATGTTGGGGAGATGCACAAAAACGATTAAAACAATATGATAAATTTTAA
- the parC gene encoding DNA topoisomerase IV subunit A encodes MAEIIQSLPLEDVIGDRFGRYSKYIIQERALPDVRDGLKPVQRRILYAMYASGNTYDKNFRKSAKTVGDVIGQFHPHGDSSVYDAMVRLSQDWKLRHVLVEMHGNNGSIDNDPPAAMRYTEAKLSVLSAQLLRDIHKETVDFVPNYDDTEMEPMVLPARFPNLLVNGSTGISAGYATDIPPHNLAEVITATLKYIDQPEISVSQLMKYIKGPDFPTGGIIQGIDGIKKAYETGKGKIIIRSKTEIESLRNGRSQIVVTEIPYEVNKSNLVKKIDELRADKKVDGIVEVRDETDRSGLRVAIELKKNVNATAILNYLFKNTDLQVAYNFNMVAISEGRPKLMGIKPMIDSYLNHQIEVVTRRTQFDLSHAEARMHIVEGLIKALSILDEVIAIIRNSKNKSDAKNNLVSEFDFTQEQAEAIVMLQLYRLTNTDIVALQDEHKELEARIAELKHILDDHDALLSVIKDELSEIKSQFKSPRLSVIEKEIAEIKIDKEVIVPSETVVMSLTREGYIKRTSLRSFNASGKEEIGLKDKDAILTIQEVNTQDTALVFTNKGRYLLISVHKLPDIKWKDLGQHVSQIVPIDEDETVIQAYVVSQFTDEEAIVTATRNGMIKKSLLSGFKSTRTNKPLVASKVKAGDEIVSVMKVNATNDLQLITLLTHKGMSLTYPLSELPDTGLRAAGVKAINLKDEDVVILVDTVNNEDTILIATQRGALKRIKASLLQSAKRAQRGMTLLKELKKNPHRVVAARVCHPENNTFTLCSENEHYQGQISDIHLSEQYTNGSFVVDVTTFGEIKHLEIDAHLKN; translated from the coding sequence ATGGCTGAAATCATCCAAAGTTTACCTTTAGAAGATGTCATTGGTGACCGCTTCGGACGTTACAGTAAATATATTATTCAAGAACGTGCTTTACCTGATGTACGCGATGGTTTAAAACCTGTTCAACGTCGAATATTATATGCGATGTATGCCAGTGGCAATACGTATGATAAAAACTTCCGTAAAAGTGCGAAAACCGTCGGGGATGTCATTGGACAATTTCATCCACACGGTGATTCATCAGTCTATGATGCCATGGTACGTTTGAGTCAAGATTGGAAATTGCGACATGTGCTCGTAGAAATGCATGGTAACAATGGGAGTATTGACAATGACCCTCCTGCTGCGATGCGTTATACAGAGGCAAAACTAAGCGTACTATCCGCACAGCTTCTACGGGACATTCATAAAGAAACGGTCGATTTCGTACCGAATTATGACGACACTGAAATGGAACCTATGGTGCTCCCAGCACGTTTTCCGAATCTACTAGTCAATGGATCTACAGGAATTTCAGCGGGGTACGCCACAGATATTCCTCCACATAATTTAGCAGAAGTAATTACTGCAACTCTAAAATATATTGACCAACCTGAAATTTCAGTCAGTCAATTAATGAAATACATCAAAGGTCCTGATTTTCCTACAGGAGGTATTATTCAAGGAATTGATGGCATTAAAAAGGCTTATGAGACGGGGAAAGGCAAAATTATTATTCGTTCAAAAACTGAAATAGAATCGTTACGAAATGGTCGCTCTCAAATTGTGGTGACTGAAATCCCATATGAAGTCAATAAAAGTAATCTCGTTAAAAAAATTGATGAACTTCGTGCAGATAAAAAAGTTGATGGTATTGTCGAAGTGCGTGATGAAACGGATCGAAGTGGACTCCGTGTTGCGATTGAGCTTAAGAAAAATGTTAACGCTACAGCGATTTTAAATTACTTATTTAAAAATACAGATTTACAAGTCGCATATAACTTCAATATGGTTGCCATCAGTGAAGGACGACCAAAATTGATGGGCATCAAACCAATGATCGATAGCTATTTAAATCATCAAATTGAAGTCGTGACACGACGCACTCAATTTGATTTAAGCCATGCGGAGGCACGGATGCATATTGTTGAAGGTTTGATCAAGGCGTTATCAATTCTTGATGAAGTCATCGCAATTATTCGTAATTCTAAGAATAAAAGTGATGCTAAAAATAATCTTGTTTCTGAGTTTGACTTTACCCAAGAACAAGCAGAAGCCATTGTCATGTTACAACTTTATCGTTTGACAAACACTGATATTGTGGCTTTACAAGATGAACATAAAGAACTGGAAGCACGCATTGCAGAACTTAAACATATTTTAGATGATCATGACGCTTTACTTAGTGTGATTAAAGATGAATTGAGTGAGATCAAATCACAATTCAAATCCCCACGTCTTTCTGTCATTGAAAAAGAAATCGCTGAAATCAAAATTGATAAAGAAGTGATAGTGCCAAGTGAGACGGTGGTCATGAGTTTAACGCGTGAAGGGTATATTAAACGGACATCATTACGCAGCTTTAATGCAAGTGGCAAAGAAGAAATTGGACTTAAAGACAAAGACGCAATACTTACGATTCAAGAAGTTAACACACAAGATACAGCTTTAGTCTTTACGAATAAAGGCCGTTATTTACTTATTTCCGTCCACAAATTACCAGATATTAAATGGAAAGATTTAGGACAGCACGTGTCTCAAATTGTCCCTATTGATGAAGATGAAACGGTGATTCAAGCCTATGTCGTGTCACAGTTCACAGATGAAGAAGCGATTGTGACAGCAACGCGAAATGGTATGATAAAAAAAAGCTTGCTTTCAGGTTTTAAATCCACACGTACGAATAAGCCACTCGTCGCATCGAAAGTGAAAGCTGGAGATGAAATTGTTTCAGTGATGAAAGTGAACGCGACGAACGATCTACAGTTGATAACTTTATTAACACATAAAGGCATGTCTTTAACATACCCACTCTCTGAGTTGCCAGATACTGGGTTACGTGCTGCAGGTGTTAAAGCGATTAATCTTAAAGATGAAGACGTTGTGATTTTAGTTGATACGGTTAATAATGAAGATACCATACTCATCGCTACGCAAAGAGGTGCTTTAAAACGTATTAAAGCCTCACTATTACAGTCTGCTAAACGTGCACAACGTGGCATGACTTTACTGAAAGAACTTAAGAAGAACCCTCATCGCGTGGTTGCGGCGCGCGTCTGTCATCCGGAAAATAATACATTTACATTATGTTCAGAAAATGAACATTATCAAGGTCAAATTAGTGATATCCACTTATCAGAGCAATATACAAATGGTAGTTTCGTTGTTGATGTAACGACGTTTGGTGAAATAAAGCATCTTGAAATCGATGCACATTTAAAAAATTGA
- the mprF gene encoding bifunctional lysylphosphatidylglycerol flippase/synthetase MprF yields MSLNKNIMRYLKIAFVMVLIVIVTTVLVKELSHIDFKKTFLLFNHINRFELLGLFLLGAFALLLLSFFDWVLVSRFKLPVSKFKALRVGYIINAFNNIIGFGGFIGAGVRLWFYSNYSNERKKLVKFISYMLTSMLTGLSFLSLLIVTHILDVSFLEHTSIWIKILLYIVALLLPVFIIVSLISPIDQKARWLGSLFTLISSLEWICASIVLYFSLHIVGANPSFPVVLSVFIVAAISGLASFIPGGFGAFDLIVLLGLKYIGISEEKIVLALLVYRFAYYFFPLFISLILTIFEFGPHAKNYISDSRFFVPARDVSGFVFSFQKDAINALPSFILSILVGVTSLIFLLVNFGIIVDAAHSKHHLIFIVLYIFNVSASLILILNLRGIFDRSQRAILFTIVALCILIVSNFYVYGISIELIAAALIIAPLIFAYRKAHVLKRALRLKTLIYIIVISAVILFVNQVLVKEFLLVIDTQPPKVDYFILRSAFWLSIIGMSLIVGIIIYIFERHYRTPRESVDFEVGQHIINQYGGHNLSHLLFSGDKNMFVNEAQDAFLMYRYYRNSYIVLGDPVGNEAHFASLLEKFYEHATYLGAEVIFYQVSEKHLSLYHDFGNQFFKLGEEALIDAQAFTTSGKKRRGFRATLNKVESMGYTFEILESPVDEATFKRLKEVSDGWLGQEKEFYFSVGNFSREYLDAAPIGVLKTEEGRIDAFVTLMPVDGERVVSVDLIRWDKSIDVPFMDALYLNMLQWAKDSGYAYFNMGMATLSNVGQMPYGHMREKFAGRLYEHFNGLYSFQGLRKYKSKFNPQWESRFLVYHRRQNVWESLIKVTRVIRKNA; encoded by the coding sequence ATGTCTTTAAATAAAAATATTATGAGGTACTTAAAAATAGCATTTGTCATGGTGCTCATTGTCATCGTGACGACGGTTTTAGTGAAAGAGCTATCGCACATTGATTTTAAGAAAACATTTTTGCTCTTTAACCATATTAACCGATTTGAACTGTTAGGTTTATTCTTATTAGGGGCGTTTGCACTTTTACTGTTATCATTTTTTGATTGGGTGTTAGTGTCACGTTTTAAACTCCCAGTGTCAAAATTTAAAGCGTTACGTGTAGGCTATATTATTAATGCATTCAATAACATTATTGGTTTTGGTGGTTTTATTGGTGCAGGCGTTCGTTTATGGTTCTATAGTAACTATTCGAATGAACGTAAAAAGCTCGTGAAATTTATTTCTTACATGCTAACGTCGATGTTGACGGGGTTAAGCTTTTTATCATTGCTTATCGTGACACATATTTTAGATGTTAGCTTTTTAGAGCACACATCTATTTGGATTAAAATCCTTCTTTATATTGTTGCTTTATTGTTACCTGTCTTTATTATCGTTTCTTTAATATCACCAATTGATCAAAAAGCACGTTGGCTAGGTTCATTATTTACATTAATTTCGAGCTTAGAGTGGATTTGTGCAAGTATCGTTCTTTATTTTTCATTACATATTGTAGGGGCTAACCCATCGTTTCCTGTCGTTTTGAGCGTCTTTATCGTGGCAGCAATTTCTGGTTTAGCTTCATTTATCCCTGGTGGATTTGGGGCATTTGATTTAATTGTCCTTTTAGGTTTGAAATATATTGGCATTTCAGAAGAAAAAATTGTGTTAGCACTGCTTGTGTATCGTTTTGCTTATTATTTCTTCCCGCTTTTCATTTCATTAATTTTGACAATATTCGAATTTGGTCCCCATGCCAAAAATTATATTTCCGATTCACGGTTTTTCGTACCTGCACGTGACGTGTCGGGATTTGTGTTCTCTTTTCAAAAAGATGCGATTAATGCCTTACCTTCTTTTATTTTGAGTATTTTAGTAGGTGTGACAAGTTTAATCTTTTTATTAGTGAATTTTGGAATTATTGTCGATGCAGCACATTCTAAACATCATTTAATATTTATTGTTTTGTATATTTTTAATGTGAGTGCAAGCTTAATTTTAATTTTAAATCTGAGAGGGATTTTTGATCGGAGTCAGCGGGCAATTTTATTTACCATTGTTGCGCTATGTATACTGATTGTGTCTAATTTCTATGTATACGGTATTTCTATTGAGTTGATTGCGGCGGCACTTATAATCGCGCCATTAATTTTCGCATACCGCAAGGCGCATGTGTTAAAACGTGCACTACGTTTAAAGACATTGATTTATATTATTGTTATCAGTGCAGTGATATTATTTGTTAACCAAGTGTTAGTGAAAGAATTTTTATTAGTGATTGATACGCAACCGCCTAAAGTAGATTATTTCATTTTGCGTTCTGCTTTTTGGCTTTCTATTATTGGAATGTCCTTAATTGTAGGAATTATCATTTATATTTTCGAACGTCATTATCGGACACCGCGAGAAAGTGTAGATTTTGAAGTGGGACAGCATATTATTAATCAATATGGCGGACATAATTTAAGCCACCTTTTATTTAGTGGCGATAAAAATATGTTTGTGAATGAAGCACAGGATGCCTTTTTAATGTATCGTTACTACCGCAATTCTTATATTGTGTTAGGAGATCCTGTCGGAAATGAAGCGCACTTTGCCTCGCTTTTAGAAAAGTTTTATGAGCATGCGACGTATTTAGGTGCCGAAGTCATATTTTACCAAGTCTCTGAAAAACATTTATCACTTTATCATGATTTTGGAAACCAATTCTTTAAATTAGGTGAAGAGGCGCTTATTGATGCACAAGCGTTCACGACCTCAGGTAAAAAACGACGTGGTTTCCGTGCGACTTTAAATAAAGTAGAGTCGATGGGATATACTTTTGAGATACTTGAGTCTCCTGTTGATGAAGCGACGTTTAAACGCTTAAAAGAAGTGAGTGACGGTTGGCTTGGTCAAGAGAAAGAATTTTATTTTTCAGTTGGAAATTTTTCACGTGAATACTTGGATGCAGCACCTATTGGCGTGTTAAAGACTGAAGAAGGGCGCATTGATGCTTTCGTTACATTAATGCCTGTAGATGGAGAAAGGGTCGTCTCTGTTGATTTAATTCGTTGGGATAAATCGATCGATGTGCCTTTTATGGATGCGTTATATTTGAATATGCTTCAATGGGCAAAAGATTCAGGATATGCTTATTTCAATATGGGTATGGCTACATTATCGAACGTTGGCCAAATGCCGTATGGACATATGCGTGAGAAGTTTGCTGGACGCTTATATGAACATTTCAATGGGCTATACAGTTTCCAAGGGCTACGTAAATATAAAAGTAAGTTTAATCCTCAATGGGAATCGCGCTTTTTAGTTTATCATCGTCGCCAAAATGTTTGGGAAAGTCTTATTAAGGTGACACGTGTCATTCGTAAAAATGCATAA
- the ptsG gene encoding glucose-specific PTS transporter subunit IIBC → MGKKLFGQLQRIGKALMLPVAILPAAGLLLAFGVALQGEALQHYLPFIQNEGVQSVASMMTGAGSVIFDNLPIIFAMGVAIGLAGGDGVAAIAAFVGFVILNKTMGAFLHVTPEMAGQADKGFASVLGIPTLQTGVFGGIIIGALAAWCYNKFYNISLPTYLGFFAGKRFVPIMMATLSFILAFPMALIWPTIQTGLNAFSSGLLDSNTGLAVFFFGFIKRLLIPFGLHHIFHAPFWFEFGSYTNAAGEIFKGDQRIFLEQIREGSHLTAGKFMQGEFPVMMFGLPAAALAIYHTAKPENKKVVAGLMISAGLTSFLTGITEPLEFSFLFVAPLLFFIHAVLDGFSFVILYLLDLHLGYTFSGGFIDFVLLGILPNKTAWWLVIPVGLVYAVIYYTIFRFLITKFNFKTPGREDKKAETSSVEASELPYAVLESMGGQENIKHLDACITRLRVEVADKGKVDVARLKDLGASGVLEVGNNMQAIFGPKSDQIKHEMQHIMDGKAVRPVSLDDQDDEPVVVETTDSADETVTSKHTQVVAPLEGTYVPLSEVPDQVFREKMMGDGIAIQPSKGEVRAPFSGKVQMFFPTKHAIGLVSNEGVELLIHVGLDTVKLNGEGFTMHVEEGQTIQPGDVLLTFDLDYIRENAKSDITPIIVTQGNIQEVDLTEGQSLQFGESLFKA, encoded by the coding sequence GTGGGAAAAAAACTATTTGGACAGTTGCAACGCATAGGTAAAGCATTAATGTTACCTGTTGCGATTCTACCTGCAGCCGGATTGCTTTTAGCATTTGGGGTCGCGCTACAAGGGGAAGCATTACAACATTATCTTCCGTTCATTCAAAATGAAGGTGTACAAAGCGTCGCCTCTATGATGACGGGGGCAGGTAGTGTTATTTTTGATAACTTGCCGATTATTTTTGCGATGGGGGTTGCCATAGGTCTTGCTGGTGGTGACGGGGTTGCAGCCATCGCAGCATTTGTTGGATTTGTGATTCTCAACAAAACGATGGGGGCCTTTTTACATGTGACACCTGAGATGGCAGGTCAAGCCGATAAAGGTTTTGCAAGTGTGCTTGGGATTCCAACGCTTCAAACAGGGGTATTTGGAGGTATTATCATTGGTGCGCTTGCGGCATGGTGTTATAACAAGTTTTATAACATTTCATTACCGACGTATCTAGGTTTCTTCGCAGGAAAACGATTTGTGCCGATTATGATGGCGACACTCTCATTTATTCTTGCGTTTCCAATGGCATTAATTTGGCCAACGATTCAAACTGGGTTGAATGCTTTTAGTTCTGGTTTATTGGATTCTAATACGGGGCTTGCCGTCTTTTTCTTTGGTTTTATTAAACGTTTATTAATTCCTTTTGGATTGCATCATATTTTCCATGCACCATTCTGGTTTGAATTTGGTTCATATACAAATGCTGCAGGAGAAATTTTCAAAGGGGACCAACGTATTTTCTTAGAACAAATTCGTGAAGGGTCTCATTTAACAGCAGGTAAATTCATGCAAGGGGAATTCCCTGTGATGATGTTTGGTTTACCAGCTGCAGCTTTAGCCATTTACCATACGGCAAAACCTGAAAATAAAAAAGTTGTTGCAGGTTTAATGATATCAGCAGGTTTAACATCATTTTTAACAGGTATTACTGAACCATTAGAATTTTCATTCTTGTTCGTTGCACCATTATTATTCTTTATTCATGCGGTACTTGATGGTTTCTCATTCGTAATTTTATATTTACTTGATTTACATTTAGGTTATACATTCTCTGGTGGTTTTATTGATTTTGTACTACTTGGAATTTTACCGAACAAAACAGCTTGGTGGCTTGTGATTCCTGTTGGTTTAGTATACGCAGTCATTTACTATACAATCTTCCGCTTCTTAATTACAAAATTCAACTTTAAAACGCCAGGCCGTGAAGATAAAAAGGCAGAAACTTCTTCAGTAGAAGCTAGTGAACTACCTTATGCCGTTCTTGAATCTATGGGAGGTCAGGAAAACATCAAACATTTAGATGCTTGTATCACTCGTTTACGTGTTGAAGTGGCAGATAAAGGTAAAGTAGATGTGGCGCGTTTGAAAGATTTAGGTGCCTCTGGTGTCTTAGAAGTCGGTAACAATATGCAAGCGATATTTGGACCGAAATCAGATCAAATTAAACATGAAATGCAACATATTATGGATGGTAAAGCAGTAAGACCGGTTTCTCTAGACGATCAGGATGATGAACCTGTCGTGGTTGAAACCACAGATTCAGCTGATGAAACCGTAACATCGAAACATACGCAGGTTGTTGCACCACTTGAAGGGACATACGTTCCACTTTCTGAAGTTCCTGATCAAGTGTTCCGTGAAAAAATGATGGGAGATGGCATTGCGATTCAACCTTCTAAAGGTGAAGTCCGTGCACCATTCAGTGGTAAAGTACAAATGTTCTTCCCAACTAAGCATGCCATTGGTCTTGTTTCAAACGAAGGTGTAGAGCTTTTAATTCATGTAGGTCTCGATACTGTGAAATTAAATGGTGAAGGATTCACAATGCACGTTGAAGAAGGACAAACCATTCAACCAGGTGATGTTTTATTAACATTTGATTTAGACTACATTCGTGAAAATGCGAAAAGTGATATTACACCTATCATCGTGACACAAGGCAATATTCAAGAGGTTGATTTAACAGAAGGTCAATCCTTACAATTCGGTGAAAGCTTATTTAAAGCCTAA